A DNA window from Bradyrhizobium sp. CCBAU 53421 contains the following coding sequences:
- a CDS encoding thiamine pyrophosphate-requiring protein: MKLGTAIAEIMKREGIEILTGYPVNHLIEYAARADIRPVMVRQERIGVHMADAISRVTSGDKIGAFCMQHGPGAENAMGGVAQCYGESVPVLVLPMGYARRLANIDPNFNSSQAMKAFSKSSEPINIAAEVCNIFRRAFTKLKNGRGGPVIVEIPADMWNEEVPEPLNYTPVLRTRYGADPVHVKEAAALLVGAKRPVIYAGQGVHYAKAWPQLKRLAERLAIPVTSSLGGKSSFPETHPLSLGSGGLAVPRAVPKFLGEADVIFGIGCSFTETSFGIAMPKGKTIIHSTLDPNHINKDVEARIGLVGDAGLVLDALLEEIGKTVTSDRNASAVAEEIAASHKEWLAKWMPKLTHNDAPLNPYRVLWDLQHTVDIHNTIITHDAGSPRDQLSPFWKSVEPLSYIGWGKTTQLGYGLGLAMGAKLARPDKLCINVWGDAAIGFTGMDFETAVRERIPIMSILLNNFSMAIELKVMPISTEKYRSTDISGDYAAMARAFGGYGERVTKPEDIIPAIKRGIQKTKEGVPVLLEFITSKETEVSRPGT; the protein is encoded by the coding sequence ATGAAGCTCGGCACCGCGATCGCGGAAATCATGAAGCGCGAGGGGATCGAGATCCTCACGGGTTACCCGGTCAACCACCTGATCGAGTACGCCGCCCGTGCGGACATCCGCCCCGTGATGGTGCGCCAGGAGCGCATCGGCGTGCACATGGCGGACGCGATCTCCCGCGTCACTTCCGGCGACAAGATCGGTGCGTTCTGCATGCAGCACGGACCGGGCGCCGAGAACGCGATGGGCGGCGTCGCGCAATGCTACGGCGAATCCGTCCCCGTGCTCGTGCTGCCGATGGGTTACGCGCGCCGGCTGGCGAATATCGACCCGAACTTCAATTCCAGCCAGGCGATGAAGGCGTTTTCCAAATCATCGGAGCCGATCAACATCGCAGCCGAGGTCTGCAACATCTTTCGGCGGGCGTTTACAAAGTTGAAGAACGGCCGCGGCGGGCCTGTGATCGTCGAGATCCCGGCCGACATGTGGAACGAGGAGGTGCCGGAGCCGCTGAATTACACGCCGGTGCTGCGCACCCGCTACGGCGCCGATCCCGTTCATGTGAAGGAAGCGGCTGCCTTGCTCGTTGGCGCCAAGCGCCCGGTGATCTATGCCGGCCAGGGCGTGCACTACGCGAAGGCCTGGCCGCAGCTGAAGCGGCTCGCCGAACGGCTCGCGATACCGGTTACCAGCAGCCTCGGCGGCAAGTCATCCTTCCCCGAGACGCATCCGCTGTCGCTCGGCTCCGGCGGCCTTGCCGTGCCGCGCGCGGTGCCGAAATTTCTCGGCGAGGCCGACGTGATCTTCGGCATCGGCTGCTCCTTCACCGAAACCTCGTTCGGCATCGCGATGCCGAAGGGCAAGACCATCATCCATTCGACGCTCGATCCGAACCACATCAACAAGGATGTCGAGGCCAGGATCGGCCTCGTCGGCGATGCGGGCCTCGTGCTCGACGCGCTGCTGGAGGAGATCGGCAAGACCGTGACCTCCGACCGCAATGCGAGCGCGGTCGCGGAGGAGATCGCGGCTTCCCACAAGGAGTGGCTCGCCAAGTGGATGCCGAAGCTGACGCATAACGATGCGCCGCTCAATCCCTACCGGGTGCTGTGGGACCTGCAGCACACCGTCGACATCCACAACACCATCATCACCCACGACGCCGGCAGCCCGCGCGACCAGCTATCGCCGTTCTGGAAATCGGTCGAGCCGCTGTCCTATATCGGCTGGGGCAAGACCACGCAGCTCGGCTACGGTCTCGGCCTTGCGATGGGCGCCAAGCTGGCGAGGCCGGACAAGCTCTGCATCAACGTCTGGGGCGATGCCGCGATCGGCTTCACGGGAATGGACTTCGAGACCGCGGTGCGCGAGCGGATTCCGATCATGTCGATCCTGCTCAACAATTTCTCGATGGCGATCGAACTGAAGGTGATGCCGATCTCGACCGAGAAATACCGCTCGACCGACATCTCCGGCGATTACGCCGCGATGGCCCGCGCCTTCGGCGGCTATGGCGAACGGGTGACCAAGCCCGAGGACATCATCCCCGCGATCAAGCGCGGCATCCAGAAGACCAAGGAAGGCGTGCCGGTGCTGCTGGAGTTCATCACCAGCAAGGAGACCGAGGTGTCGCGGCCGGGGACGTGA
- a CDS encoding ABC transporter substrate-binding protein — MMPATSTATRASLLVSALALCLAAPAYAQSKDPIKIGVIAEVQSIAGAATPGGAQIAADEINAKGGVMGRKIEIVTYDNKSSSADSVRAFQRAVSEDKVSAVIASYISEVVLALEPWASRLKMPLITPGAASNEITKAIHNDYEKNKYTFHGYLTSAAQAQLVCDAAKELLVDQLKFKSVAIMSEDAAWTKPLDVGYEACLPKVGLKVVEHIRFSPDTTDFTPIFNKMEAAKPDVIVTGISHVGVQPTVQWKNQQVPIPMFGISAQALSPTFWGDTNGAAEGVPSLAVATPDVAVTPKTKPFAAAFKAKFGTPPAYTGYTAYDEVYIIAEAIQRAGSTDPDKMVAELEKTDFDGTIGKIQFYGKNDEFTHGIKSGPGAVTGLVFQWQSGKQIAVWPKAIAEGKLKFPDFVKLSQ, encoded by the coding sequence ATGATGCCAGCAACTTCAACCGCCACCCGCGCGAGCCTGTTGGTCTCGGCGCTGGCGCTGTGCCTCGCGGCGCCGGCCTACGCGCAGTCGAAGGATCCGATCAAGATTGGCGTCATCGCCGAGGTGCAGTCGATCGCAGGCGCGGCAACCCCGGGCGGCGCGCAGATCGCGGCCGACGAGATCAACGCCAAGGGCGGCGTGATGGGCCGCAAGATCGAGATCGTCACCTACGACAACAAGAGTTCGTCGGCGGATTCCGTGCGCGCCTTCCAGCGCGCGGTGAGCGAGGACAAGGTCTCGGCCGTGATCGCGAGCTACATCAGCGAGGTGGTGCTGGCGCTCGAGCCGTGGGCCTCGCGGCTGAAGATGCCGCTGATCACGCCCGGCGCCGCCTCGAACGAGATCACCAAGGCCATCCACAACGACTATGAGAAGAACAAGTACACGTTCCACGGCTACCTGACCTCGGCCGCGCAGGCGCAACTGGTCTGCGACGCGGCCAAGGAGCTTTTGGTCGATCAGCTCAAGTTCAAGTCGGTCGCGATCATGAGCGAGGATGCGGCGTGGACCAAGCCGCTCGACGTCGGCTACGAGGCCTGCCTGCCCAAGGTCGGCCTGAAGGTCGTCGAGCACATCCGCTTCTCGCCCGACACCACCGACTTCACGCCGATCTTCAACAAGATGGAAGCGGCGAAGCCCGACGTGATCGTCACCGGCATCTCCCATGTCGGCGTGCAGCCGACCGTGCAGTGGAAGAACCAGCAGGTGCCGATCCCGATGTTCGGTATCAGCGCGCAGGCGCTGAGCCCGACGTTCTGGGGCGACACCAACGGCGCGGCCGAAGGCGTGCCGTCGCTCGCGGTGGCGACACCCGACGTCGCGGTGACGCCTAAGACCAAGCCGTTCGCGGCGGCCTTCAAGGCCAAGTTCGGCACGCCGCCGGCCTATACCGGCTACACCGCCTATGACGAGGTCTACATCATCGCGGAGGCGATCCAGCGCGCCGGCTCGACCGATCCGGACAAGATGGTCGCCGAGCTCGAGAAGACCGATTTCGATGGCACGATCGGCAAGATCCAGTTCTACGGCAAGAACGACGAGTTCACCCACGGCATCAAGTCCGGCCCGGGCGCCGTTACCGGCCTCGTGTTCCAGTGGCAAAGCGGCAAGCAGATCGCGGTCTGGCCGAAGGCGATCGCGGAAGGAAAGCTGAAGTTTCCGGATTTCGTTAAGCTGTCGCAGTAA
- a CDS encoding Ku protein: protein MAPRANWKGFLRLSLVTCPVALYPATSDTEKVSFNQINRKTGHRIKYAKVDAETGEEVSTDDIMKGYKVDTDTYIEVTKEELDDIALDSTRTIEIDEFVPRSEIDSRYLIRPYYLVPDGKVGHDAFAVIRETIRSMDKVAIGRVVLTNREHIIALEPLDNGLMGTLLRYPYEVRSEKEYFDDIQDVKITKDMLDLAKHIVEQKSAEFDPEEFEDRYEQALIDLINQKRNGIKIAKPAAKASGNVINLMDALKKSLANEKQAAPAKAEAKAAKGKKPKKRIEGQREMLLPISGSGKREPKEAVKPEPKKAEKATRAQGTAARKKAG, encoded by the coding sequence ATGGCCCCCCGCGCCAACTGGAAGGGCTTTTTGCGCCTTTCGCTCGTGACGTGCCCGGTTGCCCTGTACCCGGCGACGTCGGATACCGAGAAGGTCTCCTTCAACCAGATCAACCGCAAGACCGGCCACCGGATCAAATACGCCAAGGTCGATGCGGAGACCGGGGAGGAAGTCTCCACTGACGACATCATGAAGGGCTACAAGGTCGACACCGACACCTACATCGAGGTCACCAAGGAAGAGCTCGACGACATCGCGCTGGATTCGACCCGCACCATCGAGATTGACGAATTCGTGCCGCGCAGCGAGATCGACAGCCGCTATCTGATCCGCCCCTATTATCTCGTTCCCGACGGCAAGGTCGGCCACGACGCCTTCGCGGTGATCCGCGAGACCATCCGCAGCATGGACAAGGTCGCGATCGGCCGCGTGGTGCTGACCAACCGCGAGCACATCATCGCGCTCGAGCCGCTCGACAACGGGCTGATGGGCACGCTGCTCCGCTATCCCTACGAGGTGCGCAGCGAGAAGGAATATTTCGACGACATCCAGGACGTGAAGATCACCAAGGACATGCTCGATCTCGCCAAGCATATCGTCGAGCAGAAGTCCGCCGAATTCGATCCGGAGGAGTTCGAGGATCGCTACGAGCAGGCGCTGATCGACCTGATCAACCAGAAGCGCAACGGCATCAAGATCGCCAAGCCCGCGGCAAAGGCCAGCGGCAATGTCATCAACCTGATGGACGCGCTGAAGAAGAGCCTCGCCAACGAGAAGCAGGCCGCACCCGCCAAGGCCGAGGCAAAGGCGGCGAAGGGCAAGAAGCCGAAGAAGCGCATAGAAGGCCAGCGCGAGATGCTGCTGCCGATCTCGGGCAGCGGCAAGCGCGAGCCCAAGGAGGCCGTCAAGCCCGAGCCGAAGAAGGCCGAGAAGGCAACACGCGCGCAAGGCACCGCGGCGCGGAAGAAGGCGGGCTGA
- a CDS encoding NAD-dependent epimerase, giving the protein MRPGPAQGERHRRNVVIAGNLLVTGCAGFIGFHLAEHLLRAGQPVIGIDNLNQYYDPALKRARLDLLKQHRGFTFQELDLADRAGMNALFERYRFEVVVHLAAQAGVRYSLQNPRAYVDSNLEGFVNVLEGCRHTACRHLMFASSSSVYGANTKLPFSIHDNVDHPVSLYAATKKANELLAHSYSHLYRIPTTGLRFFTVYGTWYRPDMALYAFADAITGRKPIQLFNNGNMRRDFTYVDDVVEAMARLIHRPPEGDANWSGAHPDPGSSKAPWRVYNIGNSRPEELMHVVALLEQGFGRQAEKQLLPMQPGDVLETSADVSDLEREIGFRPQTRIEDGIAKFVDWYRAYHNVDRT; this is encoded by the coding sequence ATGCGGCCTGGTCCGGCGCAAGGCGAAAGGCACAGGCGAAACGTGGTGATCGCAGGCAATCTACTCGTCACGGGCTGCGCCGGCTTCATCGGCTTCCATCTGGCGGAGCATCTGCTGCGGGCCGGGCAGCCGGTGATCGGCATCGACAATCTGAACCAGTATTATGATCCGGCACTCAAGCGCGCGCGGCTCGATCTGCTCAAGCAGCACCGCGGCTTCACCTTCCAGGAGCTCGACCTCGCCGACCGCGCCGGGATGAATGCGCTGTTCGAGCGCTATCGCTTCGAGGTCGTGGTGCACCTCGCGGCCCAGGCCGGCGTGCGCTATTCTCTGCAGAACCCGCGTGCGTACGTGGATTCCAATCTGGAAGGCTTCGTCAACGTGCTCGAGGGCTGCCGGCATACTGCGTGCCGGCATCTGATGTTTGCGTCGTCATCGTCGGTCTACGGCGCCAACACCAAGCTGCCGTTCTCGATCCACGACAATGTCGATCATCCGGTCAGCCTGTACGCCGCCACCAAGAAGGCCAACGAACTGCTGGCCCATTCCTACAGCCACCTCTATCGCATACCGACGACGGGGCTGCGGTTCTTCACCGTATATGGGACGTGGTATCGGCCGGACATGGCGCTCTATGCCTTCGCGGACGCGATCACCGGACGAAAGCCGATCCAGCTGTTCAACAACGGCAACATGCGGCGCGACTTCACCTATGTCGATGACGTGGTCGAGGCGATGGCGCGGCTGATCCATCGCCCGCCCGAGGGTGACGCGAACTGGTCGGGAGCGCATCCCGATCCGGGTTCGAGCAAGGCGCCGTGGCGCGTCTACAATATCGGCAACTCCAGGCCGGAAGAATTGATGCATGTGGTGGCGCTGCTCGAGCAGGGCTTCGGCCGGCAAGCCGAAAAGCAGTTGCTGCCAATGCAACCAGGGGATGTCCTGGAGACGTCAGCCGATGTCTCCGATCTGGAGCGTGAGATCGGCTTTCGGCCGCAGACGCGGATCGAGGACGGTATTGCCAAATTCGTCGACTGGTATCGGGCCTATCACAACGTCGATCGGACGTAG
- a CDS encoding ATP-binding cassette domain-containing protein — protein MDQTVTTATLTVRGLTKRFGGLTAVKNLSFDLHPGEILGLIGPNGSGKSTAMKSVMGIERPTAGEVLFEGENVAGMPAHKIARKGFGMVFQHSRPLNRQTVLENIMVALLPDSLFMLFPDKALTERAKWIAERVGLGAVTDRRPPTLPFADLRRLELAKAIARDPKVVLVDEPFAGLTSAEVGTFSALIRSFRDEGRAVMLVDHNVKSVAALVDRVLAMYLGEEITTGRAEDVMKNETVRRVYLGGAIETHARPETSFKDKVPLLQVENVSVHYGKAQALENVSIHVHEGEFVSIVGLNGAGKTTLFNTISGFLPYTGEILRGGEKLRGTGPAKIARSGLVQCPESRELFGEMTVRENLDLGGQHLDDAARAKQLAWLFELFPILKERQGQMAQTLSGGEQQMLAIGRALMMQPQILILDEPTLGLAPVILELLSKALEKLRQTTKITVLLGEQNVTFALPHADRVYVLEHARIVWEGDPGRFAAEAGKDFL, from the coding sequence ATGGATCAGACTGTGACCACTGCAACGCTCACCGTTCGTGGACTGACCAAGAGATTCGGTGGCTTGACCGCCGTGAAGAACCTCTCGTTCGACCTGCATCCCGGTGAGATCCTCGGCCTGATCGGGCCGAACGGCTCGGGCAAGTCGACCGCGATGAAGAGCGTGATGGGTATCGAGCGCCCGACCGCGGGCGAGGTGCTGTTCGAGGGCGAGAACGTCGCCGGGATGCCTGCGCACAAGATCGCGCGCAAGGGTTTCGGCATGGTGTTCCAGCACTCGCGGCCGCTCAACCGGCAGACCGTGCTGGAGAACATCATGGTCGCGCTGCTGCCCGACAGCCTGTTCATGCTGTTTCCCGACAAGGCATTGACCGAGCGCGCCAAATGGATCGCCGAGCGCGTTGGCCTCGGTGCGGTGACGGACCGTCGCCCGCCGACCTTGCCATTCGCCGATCTGCGCCGGCTGGAGCTTGCGAAAGCCATCGCGCGTGACCCGAAGGTGGTGCTGGTCGACGAGCCCTTCGCCGGCCTCACCAGCGCCGAGGTTGGTACATTCTCCGCATTGATCCGCAGCTTCCGCGACGAGGGACGCGCGGTGATGCTGGTCGACCACAACGTCAAGAGCGTCGCGGCGCTGGTCGATCGCGTGCTCGCGATGTATCTCGGCGAGGAGATCACGACCGGCCGCGCCGAGGACGTGATGAAGAACGAGACCGTGCGGCGGGTCTATCTCGGCGGCGCGATCGAGACCCATGCGCGGCCCGAGACCTCGTTCAAGGACAAGGTGCCGCTGCTGCAGGTCGAGAATGTCAGCGTGCATTACGGCAAGGCGCAGGCGCTGGAGAACGTCTCGATCCACGTCCATGAGGGTGAGTTCGTCTCCATCGTCGGCCTGAACGGCGCCGGCAAGACCACGCTGTTCAACACCATCTCGGGTTTCCTGCCCTATACCGGCGAGATCCTGCGCGGCGGCGAGAAGTTGCGCGGCACCGGGCCGGCGAAGATCGCCCGCTCCGGCCTCGTGCAGTGCCCGGAATCGCGCGAATTGTTCGGCGAGATGACGGTGCGGGAAAACCTCGATCTCGGCGGCCAGCATCTCGACGACGCGGCGCGGGCCAAGCAGCTCGCCTGGCTGTTCGAGCTGTTCCCGATCCTGAAGGAGCGCCAGGGCCAGATGGCGCAGACGCTGTCCGGCGGCGAGCAGCAGATGCTGGCGATCGGCCGCGCGCTGATGATGCAGCCGCAGATCCTGATCCTGGACGAGCCGACGCTTGGCCTCGCGCCGGTCATCCTCGAACTGCTGTCGAAGGCGCTGGAGAAGCTGCGCCAGACCACCAAGATCACGGTGCTGCTCGGCGAGCAGAACGTGACGTTTGCACTTCCGCATGCCGACCGCGTTTATGTGCTGGAGCACGCGCGGATCGTCTGGGAAGGCGATCCGGGCCGGTTCGCCGCGGAGGCCGGCAAGGACTTTCTCTGA
- a CDS encoding Flp family type IVb pilin, translated as MRALLARFLRDDAGATAIEYAIIAGGISIVIVAGVKGIGTSVSGQFSAVGAAFK; from the coding sequence ATGCGCGCGTTGCTTGCAAGATTTCTGCGTGATGATGCCGGCGCTACGGCGATCGAATACGCCATCATTGCCGGCGGCATCAGCATCGTGATCGTCGCCGGCGTCAAAGGCATCGGCACCAGTGTGAGCGGCCAGTTCAGTGCCGTCGGTGCGGCGTTCAAGTAG
- a CDS encoding NAD(P)/FAD-dependent oxidoreductase has translation MARILLLGAGFAGLWAALGAARKRDEIGARAVDTEILVVDRNAYHNIRVRNYEVDLGDVALPLKDLLDPVGVRHLVAEVAAIDPAKREVVVKTGSGADTLTYDRLVLTTGSELVRPAISGLAAHGFDVDTFEAAMRLDAHLAALGAQSPSQARSTVAVVGAGFTGIEVAAEMPAKLAHAGITGDHRVILIDPNPVVGATFGAHGRLVINEALAALGVETRLNARVSAVDATSITLNSGEIIPAATVVWCGGMHASPLTAALPVKRDALGRLPVDHCMRVEGLDGVFAAGDVAACVIDGEHPTVMSCQFARPMGRFAGHNVMADLFGGKLLPLNIDWYVTVLDLGAWGALYTTGWDREVHTTGAAAKLTKQTINRQRIYPPRNGDRAELLAAAAPTIQTAPPTRK, from the coding sequence ATGGCGCGCATCCTGTTGCTGGGGGCCGGCTTTGCCGGGCTGTGGGCGGCGCTCGGTGCCGCCCGCAAGCGCGACGAGATCGGCGCGCGGGCGGTGGACACCGAGATCCTGGTCGTCGATCGCAACGCCTATCACAACATAAGGGTACGCAACTACGAGGTCGATCTCGGCGATGTCGCGCTGCCGCTCAAGGACCTGCTCGATCCGGTCGGCGTCAGGCACCTGGTGGCCGAGGTCGCGGCGATCGATCCGGCAAAGCGCGAGGTCGTCGTCAAGACAGGCTCCGGCGCTGATACGCTGACTTACGACCGGCTGGTGCTGACCACCGGCAGCGAGCTGGTCCGCCCCGCGATATCAGGTCTGGCCGCGCATGGCTTCGACGTCGACACCTTCGAGGCGGCGATGCGGCTCGACGCGCATCTGGCGGCGCTCGGCGCACAATCACCATCGCAGGCGCGTTCGACGGTCGCAGTCGTCGGCGCAGGGTTCACCGGGATCGAGGTCGCGGCCGAGATGCCGGCCAAGCTCGCACATGCCGGCATCACCGGCGACCACCGCGTCATCCTGATCGATCCCAATCCGGTGGTCGGCGCGACGTTCGGCGCGCATGGCCGTCTCGTCATCAACGAGGCGCTGGCCGCGCTCGGCGTCGAGACGCGGCTGAATGCCAGGGTCAGCGCGGTCGATGCGACGAGCATCACGCTGAACTCTGGCGAGATCATTCCGGCCGCGACCGTGGTGTGGTGCGGCGGCATGCACGCGAGCCCGCTCACCGCCGCGCTTCCGGTGAAGCGCGACGCGCTCGGCCGCCTCCCGGTCGACCATTGCATGCGCGTCGAGGGCCTCGATGGCGTATTCGCCGCCGGCGACGTCGCTGCCTGCGTGATCGACGGCGAGCATCCGACCGTGATGTCCTGCCAGTTCGCACGGCCGATGGGCCGGTTTGCCGGGCACAATGTGATGGCGGACCTGTTCGGCGGAAAGCTGCTGCCGCTGAATATCGATTGGTACGTGACGGTGCTCGATCTCGGTGCCTGGGGCGCACTCTACACCACCGGCTGGGATCGCGAGGTGCACACGACAGGCGCCGCGGCAAAACTCACCAAGCAGACCATCAACCGGCAGCGCATCTATCCGCCGCGCAACGGCGACCGCGCCGAATTGCTGGCCGCCGCAGCGCCGACGATCCAGACCGCACCGCCGACGCGCAAGTGA